One Ranitomeya imitator isolate aRanImi1 chromosome 1, aRanImi1.pri, whole genome shotgun sequence DNA window includes the following coding sequences:
- the LOC138657537 gene encoding uncharacterized protein, whose protein sequence is MASGSDSSTPPLRSEASSSEEESQEEEREQEQRPEQEQRPRGQAVVAGRRVSQRALDEPLNIDLMVASIEERGPLWDSRDPRHADQGILRCMWKEVAQLLWDGFDSASPTVKASFLRKLRTRWRSMKDRFKRGLKKEGQARSGAAASRTSVYKYNRILQFLRPVLESRETHSSTREPVRPSGAVLCEAPSQASQPSHSESRSAPPQSGEPAAGPSDVPLAEASVAPSFGSSRQRQRASDRAPMPEFLHLSTVFQNGFKALCDKMSNIERRLENIETDLARPAKHFFNALHNGMVEHLTPELQISVMQGCNNLYVTALQQARVMQSATNAPTVPSLAAMTPTPAAEHHHRGPRDEGHRHHRTEPQRSEQDRPSRAHGHRREADPHTEGERRKKKKTKTTTTSTTTLAMAAPTTTTRTQPGSTRSTPSTQAGSTRSTPSTQPGSTRSTPSTQPGSTRSRSSQPRTLVVVPPPPPSPALEVSQQWMDVGIPSSIIEYAAASSPSSSSSVSSTPTRSEGYQSPLVVDVGTP, encoded by the exons atggccagcggcagtgattccagcaccccaccgctgaggagtgag gcttcttcaagtgaggaggagagccaggaggaagagagggagcaggagcagagaccggagcaggagcagagaccacggggccaagctgtggttgcaggacggaga gtttcacaacgggccctggatgaacccctCAACATCgacctcatggtggcatccatagaggaacggggcccgttgtgggacagccgtgacccccggcacgcggaccagggcatattgcggtgtatgtggaaagaggtggcacaattgctgtgggatggcttcgacagcgcttcccccacggtcaaagctagttttc tTCGAAAACtgcggaccagatggcgctccatgaaggaccgtttcaagaggggcctgaaaaaggaaggACAGGCCCGTAGTGGTGCAgcggcttcaaggacctcggtttacaagtataaccgtatactgcaattcttgagaccggtccttgaaagcagaga aacacacagcagcacccgcgagcctgtccgaccctctggagcggtcctttgtgaagcgccatctcaagcctcgcagccatcccacagcgagagcaggtctgcaccaccacaatctggcgaaccggcagccggtccatcagatgttcccctggccgaggcctctgtcgctccttccttcgggtcttcccgacagcgtcagcgggcctcggacagggcgcccatgcccgaatttttacatttgagtaccgtctttcagaatggtttcaaggcgctgtgcgataaaatgtcaaaTATCgagcggcgtcttgaaaacatcgaaacggatctcgcgaggccggcgaaacatttttttaatgcccttcacaacgggatggttgaacatcttacgccggaactccagatttcggtcatgcagggctgcaacaatctttatgtcactgctctgcagcaggctcgggtcatgcagtcagcgacaaatgcgcccacagtaccatcgctggctgccatgactccgactcctgctgcagagcaccaccacagaggtccgcgtgacgagggccaccgccaccacagaacagagccccaaaggtcggagcaagaccggccttcaagggcacacgggcacagacgggaagccgacccacacacagagggagagaggaggaaaaaaaagaagaccaagACGACGACGActagcactacgaccttggctatggctgctcccacaactaccaccagaacacagcctgggtcgacccggagcacaccaagtacccaggctgggtctacacggagcacacccagtacccagcctgggtctacaaggagcacaccgtcaacacagcctgggtcgacccggagccggagtagccagccaaggacactggtcgtcgtccctcctcctcctccctcacctgcttTGGAAGTATCCCAACAGTGGatggatgtcggcatcccgtcaagTATCATTGAATatgctgctgcttcctccccctcgtcctcctcctcggtctcttccacacccaccagaagtgagggatatcaatcccctttagttgTGGATGTAGGTACCCCGTAA